In Morganella morganii, the following are encoded in one genomic region:
- the baeS gene encoding two-component system sensor histidine kinase BaeS, translating into MKTGIGHKLFLAIFATCMLVVLTMHLAIRFSFEQGFLGYLQRSAEDRTEMIADVVAEQYADYGSWYFLRNNQRGFMQALRALDTDRHMEHMERGWKMRFWLLDEDDRRLFGHGPVPPGELYRKPVKYNDNIVGWVVMPADDNINRAADQSFSHQQARTSWIVSALVLLVTLVVTWLLTRGFLRPVKRLAEGTHQLAAGNFSSRVPVHGKDEIAQLANDFNQLASALEKNELMRRDYMADVSHELRTPLAVLQGELEALQDGIRQPTPETLASLLAEVQTLTKLVSDLHQLSLSDRGSLSYRKELCNLTDVISRSIGVFRHRLQEKGLTVTTELPDPLMIFGDDARLGQLFHNLLENSLRYTDSGGQIVVRGQQDETQIRIDWSDSAPGLTEEQFSQIFERFYRSESSRNRASGGSGLGLAICDKIAEAHHGQISASASPLGGVTITLILPRPD; encoded by the coding sequence ATGAAAACCGGAATAGGTCACAAACTGTTTCTTGCCATTTTTGCCACCTGTATGCTGGTGGTGCTGACCATGCATCTGGCTATCCGTTTCAGTTTTGAGCAGGGCTTTCTCGGCTATCTTCAGCGCTCCGCCGAAGACCGGACGGAGATGATCGCCGATGTTGTCGCTGAACAATATGCCGATTACGGCAGCTGGTATTTTCTGCGCAATAATCAGCGCGGTTTTATGCAGGCGCTGCGGGCACTGGATACCGACCGCCACATGGAACATATGGAGCGCGGCTGGAAAATGCGTTTCTGGCTGCTGGATGAGGATGACCGCCGCCTGTTCGGGCACGGCCCGGTACCACCCGGCGAGCTCTACCGCAAACCGGTAAAATACAATGATAATATCGTCGGCTGGGTGGTAATGCCGGCGGATGACAATATCAACCGTGCCGCCGACCAGAGCTTTTCACATCAGCAGGCACGCACCAGCTGGATAGTCTCGGCGCTGGTGCTGCTGGTGACTCTGGTGGTCACCTGGCTGCTGACGCGCGGCTTCCTGCGTCCGGTCAAACGGCTGGCAGAAGGCACACATCAGCTGGCGGCGGGTAATTTCAGCAGCCGCGTGCCGGTTCACGGTAAAGATGAAATCGCGCAGCTGGCCAATGATTTTAACCAGCTCGCTTCCGCGCTGGAAAAAAATGAGCTGATGCGCCGTGACTACATGGCTGATGTCTCACACGAGCTGCGCACTCCGCTGGCGGTGTTACAGGGCGAACTGGAAGCCCTTCAGGACGGGATCCGCCAGCCGACACCGGAAACTCTGGCATCCCTGCTGGCGGAAGTGCAGACGCTGACAAAACTGGTCAGCGACCTGCATCAGTTGTCATTATCCGATCGCGGCTCACTCTCTTACCGCAAAGAGTTATGCAATCTGACCGATGTGATCAGCCGGTCTATCGGCGTGTTCCGCCACCGGTTGCAGGAAAAAGGTCTCACTGTCACGACGGAGCTGCCGGATCCCCTGATGATCTTCGGGGATGATGCGCGGCTTGGCCAGCTGTTCCATAATCTGCTGGAAAACAGCCTGCGTTATACCGACAGCGGCGGACAGATTGTGGTACGCGGACAGCAGGATGAAACACAGATCCGTATCGACTGGTCAGACAGTGCGCCGGGGCTGACTGAAGAACAATTTTCACAGATTTTTGAGCGTTTCTACCGCAGCGAATCCTCCCGCAACCGGGCCAGCGGCGGATCCGGGCTCGGCCTTGCGATTTGTGATAAAATCGCGGAAGCGCATCACGGGCAGATAAGTGCATCCGCGTCCCCGCTAGGCGGCGTGACCATCACTCTGATCCTGCCCCGCCCTGACTGA
- the mdtC gene encoding multidrug efflux RND transporter permease subunit MdtC produces MRLFALFIARPVATTLISLAITLCGAISFLFLPVAPLPQVDYPVINISASLPGASPETMASSVATPLERSLGQIAGVSEMTSSSSLGSTSITLEFELNRDINGAARDVQAALNAAQNLLPSGMPSRPRYYKSNPSDAPIMILTLTSDTLDTGKLYDIASTRLAQRLSQIEGVSEVSVGGGSLPAVRVELNPSQLFNQGVSLDSVRKAISDANVLRPQGSVSDNERRWQIDSNSELKTAEDYRPLIVHYNDGAAVRLADVATVKDSVQNVRAAGMSNGKPAILLVIRREAGANIIATVARIREQLPVLQDTIPASVDLQVAQDRTPTIRASLTEVERALTIAVGLVILVVFLFLRSGRATIIPALAVPVSLIGTFSAMYLCGFSLNNLSLMALTVATGFVVDDAIVVLENIARHIENGLKPKEAALKGVSEVGFTVLSMSISLVAVFIPLLLMDGLVGRLFREFAITLTTAIAISLVISLTLTPMLCAHLLKNRAAPARERKRGAGRILFRIQQWYGRSLTVVLAHSRWVLLIFTGTIALAVWLYISVPKTFFPDQDTGRLLGFVRADQSISFQSMEQKMRTFMQRIHSDKDVASVTGFTGGGRVNSGFMFISLNPLDERTDSAQDVINRLRVTLADEPGANLFLIPVQDVRAGGRESNSSYQYSLLADDLSLLREWEPKIRKALGELPQLTDVNSDKEDKGAEMALTYDRDVMAQLGISVNDANNLLNNAFGQRQISTIYEPLNQYKVVMEVAPQYTQDVSALDKMFVINKEGQPVPLAYFAQWRPANAPLSVNHQGLSAASTIGFNVAEGYSLSDAVAAVERTMVELGVPSGVRGTFAGTAQLFQETLQSQVLLIIAAIITVYLVLGMLYESFIHPLTILSTLPSAGVGALLALRFFDTPFSLIALIGIMLLIGIVKKNAIIMVDFAIAAQRGGQSARDAIFRACLLRFRPILMTTLAALFGALPLALGSGDGAELRQPLGITVVGGLLVSQILTLYTTPVIYLFFDRLRRKKTGESAGQSVISTEGNA; encoded by the coding sequence ATGAGGCTGTTCGCCCTGTTTATCGCCCGCCCGGTGGCCACGACGCTGATAAGCCTCGCCATCACCCTGTGCGGGGCGATCAGCTTCCTGTTCCTGCCGGTAGCACCGCTGCCGCAGGTGGATTATCCGGTGATTAATATCTCGGCATCACTGCCGGGTGCTTCGCCGGAAACCATGGCATCCTCTGTCGCCACGCCGCTGGAACGCTCGCTCGGGCAGATAGCCGGGGTGTCGGAAATGACCTCCTCCAGTTCCCTCGGCAGTACCAGTATTACCCTGGAATTTGAGCTTAACCGCGACATCAACGGTGCTGCCCGCGATGTACAGGCGGCACTGAATGCCGCGCAGAACCTGCTGCCGTCCGGGATGCCGTCGCGGCCGCGTTACTATAAATCCAACCCGTCCGATGCGCCGATCATGATCCTGACGCTGACATCGGACACCCTCGATACCGGCAAACTCTATGATATCGCCTCCACCCGGCTGGCACAGCGCCTGTCACAGATTGAGGGCGTGAGTGAGGTTTCGGTCGGCGGCGGCTCGCTGCCTGCCGTGCGGGTGGAGCTTAATCCGTCACAGCTGTTTAACCAGGGGGTTTCCCTCGACAGTGTGCGCAAAGCAATCAGCGATGCCAATGTGCTGCGTCCGCAGGGCTCGGTATCTGACAATGAACGCCGCTGGCAGATTGACAGTAACAGTGAACTGAAAACGGCGGAGGATTATCGTCCGCTGATTGTGCATTACAATGACGGCGCGGCGGTACGGCTGGCCGATGTCGCCACCGTGAAAGACTCGGTACAAAACGTCCGCGCCGCCGGGATGAGCAACGGCAAGCCCGCTATCTTGCTGGTGATCCGCCGTGAAGCCGGTGCCAATATTATCGCCACCGTGGCCCGTATCCGCGAACAACTGCCGGTATTGCAGGATACCATTCCCGCCAGCGTGGATCTGCAGGTTGCTCAGGATCGCACACCCACCATCCGCGCCTCACTGACCGAAGTGGAACGCGCACTGACCATTGCGGTGGGGCTGGTGATCCTGGTGGTGTTCCTGTTTCTGCGTTCCGGACGCGCCACTATTATCCCGGCGCTGGCCGTGCCGGTTTCTCTTATCGGCACCTTTAGTGCCATGTATCTGTGCGGGTTCAGCCTCAATAACCTGTCACTGATGGCCCTGACCGTCGCTACCGGCTTTGTGGTGGATGATGCGATTGTGGTGCTGGAGAATATCGCCCGTCATATTGAAAACGGCCTGAAACCGAAAGAAGCGGCGCTCAAGGGGGTCAGCGAAGTCGGGTTTACCGTGCTTTCCATGAGTATCTCGCTGGTGGCGGTGTTTATTCCGCTGCTGCTGATGGATGGCCTCGTCGGGCGGCTGTTCCGCGAATTTGCCATCACCCTGACCACCGCCATTGCTATCTCACTGGTGATCTCGCTGACACTCACCCCGATGCTTTGTGCTCATCTGCTGAAAAACCGCGCAGCACCGGCACGGGAGCGTAAACGTGGTGCAGGCCGGATCCTGTTCCGCATCCAGCAATGGTACGGGCGCAGCCTGACCGTGGTGCTGGCACACAGCCGCTGGGTGCTGCTGATTTTCACCGGCACCATTGCCCTCGCAGTCTGGCTCTATATCTCTGTGCCGAAAACCTTTTTCCCGGATCAGGATACCGGGCGGCTGCTGGGCTTTGTCCGCGCTGACCAGAGCATTTCGTTCCAGTCGATGGAGCAGAAAATGCGCACCTTTATGCAGCGCATTCACAGTGATAAAGATGTTGCCAGTGTCACCGGTTTTACCGGCGGCGGACGGGTTAACAGCGGATTTATGTTTATCTCGCTCAACCCGCTGGATGAGCGGACAGACAGCGCCCAGGATGTCATTAACCGGCTGCGTGTCACCCTCGCGGATGAACCGGGCGCCAATCTGTTTCTGATCCCGGTGCAGGATGTGCGGGCGGGAGGCCGTGAGTCCAACTCCAGTTATCAGTACTCCCTGCTGGCGGATGATTTATCCCTGCTGCGTGAATGGGAGCCGAAAATCCGCAAAGCACTCGGTGAACTGCCGCAGCTGACCGATGTAAACTCAGATAAAGAAGATAAAGGCGCGGAGATGGCGCTGACTTATGACCGTGATGTGATGGCGCAGCTCGGGATCAGTGTCAATGATGCCAATAATCTGCTGAATAACGCCTTCGGTCAGCGGCAGATCTCCACCATTTATGAGCCGCTGAACCAGTATAAAGTGGTGATGGAGGTCGCGCCGCAGTATACGCAGGATGTCAGTGCACTGGATAAAATGTTTGTCATCAATAAAGAGGGACAACCGGTTCCGCTGGCGTATTTCGCACAGTGGCGTCCGGCGAATGCACCGCTGAGTGTTAACCATCAGGGATTGTCAGCAGCCTCGACGATCGGCTTTAACGTGGCGGAAGGCTATTCCCTGTCCGATGCGGTGGCAGCGGTCGAACGCACCATGGTGGAACTGGGAGTGCCGTCCGGGGTGCGCGGAACTTTTGCCGGGACCGCACAGCTGTTCCAGGAAACATTACAGTCTCAGGTGCTGCTGATTATCGCCGCTATTATCACGGTGTATCTGGTGCTCGGCATGCTGTATGAGAGCTTTATTCATCCGCTGACTATCTTATCCACCCTGCCCTCGGCGGGGGTCGGCGCACTGCTGGCGCTGCGCTTCTTTGATACGCCGTTCAGTCTGATCGCCCTGATAGGGATTATGCTGCTGATCGGGATTGTGAAGAAGAACGCCATTATTATGGTGGACTTCGCCATTGCCGCCCAACGCGGCGGGCAAAGTGCGCGGGATGCGATTTTCCGGGCCTGCCTTCTGCGCTTCCGTCCGATCCTGATGACCACGCTGGCCGCCCTGTTCGGTGCGTTGCCGCTGGCACTCGGCAGCGGAGACGGTGCGGAGCTGCGCCAGCCGCTCGGAATAACCGTAGTCGGCGGGTTGCTGGTCAGCCAGATCCTGACACTCTATACCACGCCGGTGATTTACCTGTTCTTTGACCGGCTGCGCCGCAAAAAAACCGGAGAATCCGCCGGGCAATCCGTTATCAGTACGGAGGGAAATGCATGA
- a CDS encoding MdtB/MuxB family multidrug efflux RND transporter permease subunit: MSGNNPETRAGGPSRLFILRPVATSLFMLAILLAGIVGYRMLPVSSLPEVDYPTIRVVTLYPGASPDVMTSAVTAPLERQFGQMSGLKQMSSQSSGGASVITLMFQLSLPLDVAVQEVQASINAATNLLPNDLPYPPIYSKVNPADPPVLTLAVTSDAMPMTRLQDMVENRIAQKISQVEGVGLVTLAGGQRPAVRVQLNANAVAAYGLDSETIRTAINNANVNSAKGSLDGPARSVTLSANDQMKSAEDYQNLIVSYKNNAPIRLRDVATVQEGPENTQLGAWVNDKQAIVINVQRQPGANVISTTDTIRALIPELVETLPESVTVTVLTDRTDAIRASVKDVQFELFLAIALVIMVMYLFLRNMAATLIPGVAVPLSLVGTFAVMYFCGFSVNNLTLMALTIATGFVVDDAIVVVENIARYLEKGDKPLTAALKGAGEIGFTIISLTFSLIAVLIPLLFMGDIVGRLFREFAITLAVAILISGVVSLTLTPMMCARFLKPESAHRHNRFNRATERFFERVIAGYGRWLTWVLRHQWLTLGVAFSTMAITVMLYLFIPKGFFPIQDNGLIQGTLEAPQSVSFQAMSEKQQAVSRLLADDPAVANIAAFAGIDGSNATLNTGRLQITLKPLSERADRAEAIITRLQEKADSLPGVKLYLQPSQDLTIDTQTSRTQYQFTLQANSLEELDLWVPRLMTELESSDALTDTGNDWQNKGLVAYIDIDRDTASRLGLTMTNIDNALYNAFGQRLISTIYTQASQYRVVLENNTALTPGADALSSISLTNKDGNSVPLSAFATVSQRFGPLAINHLAQFPSATFSFNIPAGGSLEAAVNAVKSAEQRIGLPKDITTQFQGATLAFENALSNTLWLILAAVVAMYIVLGILYESFIHPITILSTLPTAGVGALLALIMAGNELDVIAIIGIILLIGIVKKNAIMMIDFALAAEREQGLSPYDAIYQACLLRFRPILMTTMAALFGAVPLMLSTGVGAELRQPLGVCMVGGLIMSQILTLFTTPVIYLLFDRLSHWRDNARFTPENDNTGASS; encoded by the coding sequence ATGTCCGGAAACAATCCTGAAACCCGTGCCGGCGGCCCGTCCCGCCTGTTTATTCTGCGTCCGGTCGCCACCAGCCTGTTTATGCTGGCGATCCTGCTGGCGGGGATTGTCGGCTACCGTATGCTGCCGGTTTCATCGCTGCCGGAAGTGGATTACCCGACTATCCGCGTGGTGACACTCTATCCCGGTGCCAGTCCGGATGTGATGACTTCCGCCGTAACCGCGCCGCTGGAGCGCCAGTTCGGGCAGATGTCCGGACTGAAACAGATGTCGTCGCAAAGCTCGGGCGGTGCCTCTGTTATTACCCTGATGTTCCAGCTCTCCCTGCCGCTTGATGTGGCGGTGCAGGAAGTGCAGGCATCCATCAACGCGGCAACCAATCTGCTGCCGAATGATCTGCCTTATCCGCCGATTTACAGCAAAGTGAACCCGGCGGATCCGCCGGTACTGACCCTTGCCGTTACTTCCGATGCCATGCCGATGACGCGGTTACAGGATATGGTGGAGAACCGCATCGCCCAAAAAATCTCCCAGGTGGAAGGGGTCGGGCTGGTAACACTCGCGGGCGGCCAGCGCCCTGCCGTGCGGGTGCAGTTAAATGCCAATGCTGTCGCCGCTTACGGGCTGGACAGCGAAACTATCCGCACCGCAATTAACAACGCCAACGTCAACTCCGCCAAAGGGAGCCTCGACGGCCCGGCGCGTTCGGTAACGCTGTCCGCTAACGACCAGATGAAATCGGCGGAAGATTATCAGAACCTGATTGTCAGCTACAAAAACAATGCCCCGATCCGTTTGCGGGATGTGGCAACCGTACAGGAAGGACCGGAAAACACTCAGCTGGGTGCCTGGGTTAATGATAAACAGGCCATTGTCATTAATGTGCAGCGCCAGCCCGGCGCAAACGTGATTTCCACCACCGATACCATCCGTGCTCTGATCCCGGAGCTGGTGGAAACCCTGCCGGAATCCGTCACCGTAACGGTTCTGACTGACCGGACAGATGCTATCCGCGCCTCGGTCAAAGATGTGCAGTTTGAACTGTTCCTTGCGATTGCGCTGGTGATCATGGTGATGTATCTGTTCCTGCGCAATATGGCCGCGACCCTGATCCCGGGAGTGGCAGTACCGCTCTCGCTGGTCGGTACGTTCGCGGTGATGTATTTCTGTGGCTTTTCCGTCAATAACCTGACACTGATGGCACTGACTATCGCCACCGGGTTTGTGGTGGATGATGCAATTGTGGTGGTGGAAAACATCGCCCGCTATCTGGAAAAAGGCGACAAGCCGCTGACCGCTGCCCTGAAAGGTGCCGGTGAGATTGGCTTTACCATTATCTCACTGACCTTCTCGCTGATTGCCGTATTAATCCCTCTGTTATTTATGGGGGATATCGTCGGCCGCCTGTTCCGTGAGTTTGCCATCACCCTTGCGGTGGCGATCCTGATTTCCGGTGTGGTGTCACTGACACTGACACCGATGATGTGCGCCCGGTTCCTGAAACCTGAATCCGCTCACCGTCATAACCGCTTTAACCGCGCCACTGAACGCTTTTTTGAGCGGGTGATTGCCGGTTACGGCCGCTGGCTGACATGGGTGCTGCGCCATCAGTGGCTGACACTCGGGGTTGCGTTCAGTACCATGGCGATCACCGTCATGCTCTATCTGTTTATTCCGAAAGGCTTTTTCCCGATCCAGGATAACGGACTGATTCAGGGCACGCTGGAAGCGCCGCAGTCTGTGTCGTTTCAGGCCATGAGTGAGAAACAGCAGGCGGTCAGCCGTCTGCTGGCGGATGACCCCGCGGTCGCCAATATCGCCGCCTTTGCCGGTATCGACGGCAGCAATGCCACACTGAACACCGGACGCCTGCAAATCACCCTGAAACCGCTGTCTGAGCGGGCTGACCGCGCGGAAGCTATCATCACGCGGTTACAGGAGAAAGCTGATTCCCTGCCCGGCGTGAAACTGTATCTCCAGCCGTCTCAGGATCTGACTATCGATACCCAGACCTCCCGCACGCAGTATCAGTTTACCTTACAGGCGAATTCCCTGGAGGAGCTGGATCTGTGGGTGCCGCGTCTGATGACAGAATTAGAGAGCAGTGATGCCCTGACTGACACCGGCAATGACTGGCAGAATAAGGGACTGGTGGCCTATATCGATATTGACCGTGACACCGCGTCACGGCTGGGGCTGACCATGACCAATATTGATAACGCGCTGTACAATGCGTTCGGTCAGCGGCTGATCTCCACGATTTATACCCAGGCCAGTCAGTACCGCGTGGTGCTGGAAAATAACACCGCGCTGACACCGGGCGCAGATGCCCTCAGCAGCATCAGCCTGACCAATAAAGACGGCAACTCCGTGCCGTTGTCAGCCTTTGCCACCGTTTCGCAGCGTTTCGGGCCGCTGGCGATCAATCATCTGGCTCAGTTCCCGTCCGCCACCTTCTCCTTTAATATCCCGGCGGGCGGTTCACTGGAAGCGGCTGTGAATGCGGTGAAATCAGCGGAGCAGCGTATCGGCCTGCCGAAAGATATCACCACACAATTCCAGGGGGCGACCCTCGCCTTTGAAAATGCCCTGTCCAATACCTTGTGGCTGATCCTTGCCGCTGTCGTGGCAATGTATATTGTGCTCGGCATTCTGTATGAGAGTTTTATTCACCCGATTACTATCCTCTCCACCCTGCCCACCGCCGGGGTCGGTGCCCTGCTGGCACTGATTATGGCGGGTAATGAGCTGGATGTGATCGCGATTATCGGTATTATTCTGCTGATCGGGATTGTGAAGAAAAACGCCATTATGATGATTGACTTCGCCCTTGCGGCAGAGCGCGAACAGGGGCTGTCACCGTATGATGCGATTTATCAGGCGTGTCTTCTGCGTTTCCGCCCGATCCTGATGACCACCATGGCCGCGCTGTTTGGTGCGGTGCCGCTGATGCTCAGTACCGGGGTCGGTGCCGAACTGCGTCAGCCGCTGGGGGTCTGTATGGTCGGCGGGCTGATTATGAGCCAGATCCTGACCCTCTTTACCACCCCGGTGATTTACCTGCTGTTTGACCGCCTGTCTCACTGGCGCGATAACGCCCGGTTTACCCCGGAAAATGACAACACGGGGGCCTCATCATGA